The following nucleotide sequence is from Halapricum desulfuricans.
GCGCTCGGGGCGCTGTTCATGACCCACAGCGACGATCAAGGGCTGGTCCTCCCGCCCACGCTCGCGCCCACGCAGGTCGTCATCGTCCCCATCTGGAACGAGGACAGCAAAGACGCGGTGCTCGAGTACGCCGCCGACGTCGCGGCCGAACTCGACGAGGCAGGCGTCCGGGTCGAACTCGACGACCGCGACAACCGAAACCCCGGGTTCAAGTACAACGAACACGAGCTCAACGGCGTCCCGCTCCGGATCGAGATCGGTTCCTACGAGGTCGAAGACGACGAACTGACGCTCGTTCATCGCCCCGACGGTGAGGAGACGACCGTCGATCGGGAGGGGGCCGTCGAGACCGTCGAGGACCACCTCGATACGATCTACGCCAAACTCTACGCCGAGGCCGAGCAAACCCTCGAAGGGGAGATCCGCGAGGCCGAGAGCCGCGAGGAGATCCTCGGGACGATCGGCCAGCACGGCGGCTACGTCAAGTGCGGCTGGTGTGGCGACGAGGCCTGCGAGGAGCCGATCAAGGACGCCATCGCCGCCGAGATCGTGATGGTCCCGCTCGAGGAGGACGAAGAGCCGATCCACGACGAGTGTGCCATCTGCGGCGAGGACGCCGAGGAGACGGCCTACTTCGCCAAGACGTACTGATACTGGTGGCTAACCATTTCAAGATGAGCTGGCACGTCGTCGTGCCAGATGCCTTTCCGAACGTATAGCTACCAGTATGACGTACTGCGTGACCGACGGGAGCGCAGTTTCGCCGCGACGAGCCTGCGAGTCGCGGATCTTTTCATCGACGGTTTCCGACGAGCGGTTCCGCTGCGGGGCTCGCCGCCGAACACACCACGACCACCGACGAGATCGAACTCTACGACGGGGACGTCCCGGAGAGTCACGTGGACGACCTCGACCGACTGCGTGCGGACCTCGCGACCGCCCGCGAGCGCGCCCGGGCGATGGGCGCCGACGCCTCGAACGCCATCAGCGAGACGGAACGCCGCACCGCCGACTGGGCGGAGACGCGCCCCGAGTGGGGGCTGGCCGGCAACGGCGGCGACCTGATGACCGGCCTCCCGCTGCAGTCGTTGCTGGCCGCTGCCGATCGGCCACACCACCAGCCGCTGTGCCTCTCGACGGTCGTCCACGCGCCGGTCGAGCGCGTCACTGACGCGCTGGCCGACCACGAGGACGTGATCGAACTGCTGGACAACGACTGGCTCTCGCTGGCTGTCGTCGATCCCACTCGGGACCACCGCACGTTCCACTACGAGGCGGAACTGGCGTGGACACAAGCGACCGAACGGACTGCGGACGCACCGAACACGCCCGCGGTCGCGGACGACTGATAGTTATTGCTGTACGTCTGATCCGGATTGCCGTACGTCTGATCCGGATCGATCGCCCGATGGCAGGCGACCGCAGCGGTACATCGGTACAGCGATCGCTATGAGACGCTCACGCCGCCCGGGCGAAGACGACGAACAGCGCGAGACCGACGCCGGCGAGGAGCGCGACCATCGAGTGCTCCGTCTCGTAGGTCTGGGCCTCGGGAAGGAGATGTGCCGCCGAGACGTAGATCAACACGCCGGAGACGAATCCGAGGAGCAGGCCCAGGTCGTCCGACCCCAGTCCACTCACCAGCGGATAGGCGACGAACGCGCCGATCGGCGTCGTCAGCGCCGCGATGAAGAAAGCGTACGTTGCCGCGGTCCGGTCGCTCACCTCGCCTTTCAGCAAGACGAGATAGGTGATCGCTCCCTCCGCGAACTCGTGGACGACCAGTCCGGTCCCGGCGAGCACGCCGGTCAGCAGTGACACGTTGAACGTGACGGTGTAGACGACGCCGTCGACCAGCGAGTGGATTCCGATGCCCTCAGCCGCCGTTACGCCGAACGCGAGCGTTTCCTCGCTGGTGTAGTGCTTGATGACCCGATTTGAGAGAAACATGAAGAGGAACCCGCCCAGAGCGGTGATGCCTGCATCGGCGTTGTTCGCGACCGCGTTCGGCAGGGCGTGAACCAGCGGCGTCGTGATGAGAATACCCGCGGCAAAGCACATCAGATACGGGAGCGAGCGTTCGGCCCGTTCTCGGTGTCGAACTATCGCGACGATACCCGCGCTATTGACCAGTGCCGCAACGACGGCGAACGCCGCGATCCAGTAGAACACCTCCGAGAACGCTACCATAGTGAGCATTCCGTGAGCGGCCTCGACAGGTGACCTTCGAGTGGGGACGGGTGATCGGCCGCTTCAGATTGAGTTGGCCGTCTCATGTCTGAGACTACTACTGTTGAGGCGGTAAAACCAGCGCCCACCACTCGTCATCTGCGGCAGGGGGAGTCTGGAGAATTGATATAGCCCATGTTGGTTTACCAAGAGAGAGCCGACAGCGTCAGGGGTCCGCAGGTGGAAGAATCGACATGGACAAACGGAGGTGTCTGTTGGTCGCCGGCCTGATCGCTCTCGCGGTCCTCGGCGGCTGTTCGTTCGCCGACAGCAATCGGCTCGAGGGAGATACTCTCGACGGAACTGTCGTCGAGGTCGTCGACGGCGATACGATCGACGTGCGACTGTCGAACGGTACCGTCGAACGGGTCCGACTGCTCGGGATCGACACGCCGGAGGTCCACGTCGAGACCCAGCCGGACGAGTACGAGGGGATACCGGACACAGTGGCCGGGCGAGCGTGTCTCCGGGCCGCCGGGGAAAACGCGAGTCGCGCCGTCGAAGATCGGCTCTGGGGCGAACACGTAACACTCCGGCTGGACTCCGAGGCG
It contains:
- a CDS encoding thermonuclease family protein — its product is MDKRRCLLVAGLIALAVLGGCSFADSNRLEGDTLDGTVVEVVDGDTIDVRLSNGTVERVRLLGIDTPEVHVETQPDEYEGIPDTVAGRACLRAAGENASRAVEDRLWGEHVTLRLDSEADTRGGYDRLLAIIVHENQSINYQLVREGHARLYDTDFSARDRYAAAEDAARDENRGLWTCRVGS
- a CDS encoding ZIP family metal transporter; translated protein: MVAFSEVFYWIAAFAVVAALVNSAGIVAIVRHRERAERSLPYLMCFAAGILITTPLVHALPNAVANNADAGITALGGFLFMFLSNRVIKHYTSEETLAFGVTAAEGIGIHSLVDGVVYTVTFNVSLLTGVLAGTGLVVHEFAEGAITYLVLLKGEVSDRTAATYAFFIAALTTPIGAFVAYPLVSGLGSDDLGLLLGFVSGVLIYVSAAHLLPEAQTYETEHSMVALLAGVGLALFVVFARAA